One Panicum virgatum strain AP13 chromosome 9K, P.virgatum_v5, whole genome shotgun sequence genomic region harbors:
- the LOC120646992 gene encoding F-box protein SNE-like — protein MGAAAPPAPRRPGGPAEVTELELRIQLLGGGVAGYNINDNADLLAEILARLDGRSLAAAACVCRLWAAVARRDAVWEVLCLRHVVGPAPPAGPATRAVVAALGGYRRLYRLCLGPALDRLGRAGGGALAQAQAAESRAHHLSLSLSLSLFSIDCYERLGVGAGGAGAAAGRQQPPPPPSSLLFLCKPVDVS, from the coding sequence ATGGGagctgccgcgccgcccgcgccgcggcggccgggcgggccGGCGGAGGTGACGGAGCTGGAGCTGCGCATCCagctgctgggcggcggcgttgccgGCTACAACATCAACGACAACGCGGACCTGCTGGCGGAGATCCTGGCGCGCCTGGACGGGCGCtcgctggcggcggccgcctgcGTGTGCCGGCTCTGGGCCGCCGTGgcgcgccgcgacgccgtctgGGAGGTGCTCTGCCTCCGCCACGTCGTcggcccggcgccgccggccggccccgccacgcgcgccgtcgtcgccgcgctCGGCGGGTACCGCCGCCTCTACCGCCTGTGCCTGGGCCCGGCGCTGGACCGGCTCGGCCGCGCGGGCGGGGGCGCGCTGGCGCAGGCCCAGGCGGCGGAGTCGCGCGCTCACCACCTgtcgctctccctctccctctcgctctTCTCCATCGACTGCTACGAGCgcctcggcgtcggcgccgggggcgccggcgcggccgccgggaggcagcagccgccgccgccgccgtcgtcgctgctgTTCCTCTGCAAGCCCGTCGACGTGTCGTGA
- the LOC120646993 gene encoding CASP-like protein 2U2, with amino-acid sequence MSQGGAAAGNGVSPGNVPVCYYGQAGRVPAALERRVRAAELFLRCAACGLAVLAAALLGADRQTQVFFSVKKEARYTDMQSLAFLVIANGMAACYSLLQGARCLMSILTGGVLISRPMAWAIFSCDQAMAYFTISAVAVAMEAAMIGKYGNTQFQWMKTCHLYKRFCAQAGGAVACAVAASLNMVGISLVSAFNLFRLYGSGKGGK; translated from the exons ATGAGCCaaggcggagcggcggccggcaacGGCGTCAGCCCCGGCAACGTGCCGGTGTGCTACTACGGCCAAGCGGGGCGCGtgccggcggcgctggagcggcgGGTGCGCGCCGCGGAGCTGTTCCTGCGGTGCGCGGCGTGCGGGCTCGCGGTGCTCGCCGCGGCGCTGCTGGGCGCCGACCGCCAGACCCAAGTCTTCTTCTCCGTCAAGAAGGAGGCCCGGTACACCGACATGCAGTCCCTAGC ATTTTTGGTGATAGCAAACGGGATGGCAGCGTGTTATAGCCTGCTCCAGGGGGCGAGGTGCTTGATGAGCATCCTGACAGGTGGCGTCCTCATCAGCAGGCCCATGGCATGGGCTATCTTCTCCTGCGATCAG GCGATGGCGTACTTCACGAtctcggcggtggcggtggcgatggAGGCGGCGATGATCGGCAAGTACGGCAACACGCAGTTCCAGTGGATGAAGACGTGCCACCTCTACAAGCGGTTCTGCGCGCAGGCGGGGGGCGCCGTGGCCTGCGCCGTCGCGGCGAGCCTCAACATGGTGGGCATCTCGCTCGTCTCCGCCTTCAACCTCTTCCGGTTGTACGGCAGCGGCAAGGGGGGGAAGTGA